The genomic region GTGCGCGATCTGCACGTGGAGTTCCGGACCCGCGACGGGGTCGCGAAGGCGGTGAACGGCGTCGACTACACCGTGGACTCCGGTGAGACGCTCGCCGTCCTCGGGGAGTCCGGCTCCGGCAAGTCCGTCACGGCCCAGGCGATCATGGGCATCCTCGACGTGCCGCCCGGACACATCGCCGGTGGCGAGATCATCTTCCAGGGCCAGGACCTGCTGAAGCTCAAGGAGGAGCAGCGGCGGAAGGTCCGCGGCGCCAAGATGGCGATGATCTTCCAGGACGCGCTCTCCTCGCTCAACCCGGTGCTCAGCGTGGGTGAACAGCTCGGTGAGATGTTCACGGTCCACAAGGGCATGTCCCACAAGGCAGCCAAGGCCAAGGCCGTCGAACTGATGGACACGGTACGGATCCCGGCGGCCAAGGAGCGCGTCGGGCAGTACCCGCACCAGTTCTCGGGCGGTATGCGTCAGCGCATCATGATCGCGATGGCGCTGGCCCTGGAGCCGGACCTGATCATCGCGGACGAGCCGACCACGGCGCTCGACGTGACCGTGCAGGCCCAGGTGATGGACCTGCTCGCCGAGCTCCAGCGGGAGTTCAACATGGGGCTCATCCTGATCACCCACGACCTCGGCGTGGTCGCTGACGTCGCGGACAAGATCGCGGTGATGTACGCGGGCCGGATCGTCGAGACGTCGCCGGTCCACCAGATCTACCGGGCCCCCGCCCACCCGTACACCAAGGGTCTCCTCGCCTCGATCCCGCGGCTGGACCAGAAGGGCCAGGACCTCTACGCGATCAAGGGCCTGCCGCCCAACCTGCTGCACATCCCGCCCGGTTGTGCCTTCAACCCCCGTTGCCCGATGGCCCAGGAGGTGTGCCGTACCGACGTGCCGCCCCTGTACGAGGTGAACCAGGAACGCCGGAGCGCCTGCCACTTCTGGAAGGAGACGCTCGATGCACGCTGACCACTCGGGGCGCCGGGACGCACGCGACGCGGCCGAGGCCGAGCGTGACCTGATGGAGAAGTCGCACGCGGAGACGGCGTTCGCGAACGAGGTACACCCCATCCTCGAAGTCCGGGACCTGGTCAAGCACTACCCGCTGACCCAGGGCATCCTCTTCAAGAAGAGCGTCGGCGCGGTCAAGGCCGTCGACGGGGTGTCGTTCGCGCTCAGCCAGGGCGAGACGCTCGGCATCGTGGGGGAGTCCGGCTGCGGCAAGTCGACCGTCGCCAGGATGCTGGTCAACCTGGAGGCCCCGACGGGCGGTTCGATCAAGTACAAGGGCGAGGACATCACCAAGCTGTCCGGGCGGGCGCTGAAGGCGGTGCGGCGGAACATCCAGATGGTGTTCCAGGACCCGTACACGTCGCTCAATCCGCGTATGACGGTGGGTGACATCATCGGGGAGCCG from Streptomyces sp. NBC_01267 harbors:
- a CDS encoding ABC transporter ATP-binding protein gives rise to the protein MLLEVRDLHVEFRTRDGVAKAVNGVDYTVDSGETLAVLGESGSGKSVTAQAIMGILDVPPGHIAGGEIIFQGQDLLKLKEEQRRKVRGAKMAMIFQDALSSLNPVLSVGEQLGEMFTVHKGMSHKAAKAKAVELMDTVRIPAAKERVGQYPHQFSGGMRQRIMIAMALALEPDLIIADEPTTALDVTVQAQVMDLLAELQREFNMGLILITHDLGVVADVADKIAVMYAGRIVETSPVHQIYRAPAHPYTKGLLASIPRLDQKGQDLYAIKGLPPNLLHIPPGCAFNPRCPMAQEVCRTDVPPLYEVNQERRSACHFWKETLDAR